From a region of the Corallococcus coralloides DSM 2259 genome:
- a CDS encoding NAD(P)H-dependent flavin oxidoreductase produces the protein MKARYVSILSGDAMNGANDGRPGQPSASSEDEASLADEASDAGGLEARPRSKPIYVLEGNTLRTRLTRELGIHYPFVGAGMAFVSLPPLVVAVSEAGGLGMLGTAPEPPGVLEARLKAIQAGTRRPYGVDFIMDKLEPHGFTTRDHVDTCIAAKVPVVVFHWTLPPREWIQALQAAGTRVWVQAGTVELARQALDAGVEGLIAQGRQAGGRNLGSTPTLVLVKEFRKLTDAVPVLAAGGIADGFSAARALHHGADGVWVGTRLVASVEAYAHPLYKQRLVDGDAGDTALTTLFGPEWPGKRMRVIRNRVVREWAGRESSAPPTAESEVIGTTRLFPGVLDVQYVMPKFSSFLPTPDTQGDLEEMSLPAGGASMARIDTVQPAGQIVVEMMERARRLLESPEGLDEADEEDRG, from the coding sequence TTGAAGGCTCGGTACGTCAGCATCCTTTCGGGAGACGCGATGAACGGCGCGAACGACGGACGACCCGGCCAGCCCTCTGCTTCCTCCGAGGACGAGGCGTCGCTGGCGGACGAAGCGTCCGATGCCGGGGGCCTGGAGGCCCGTCCGAGGTCCAAGCCCATCTACGTGTTGGAAGGCAACACGCTGAGGACGCGGCTGACGCGCGAGCTGGGCATCCACTATCCCTTCGTCGGGGCGGGCATGGCGTTCGTGTCCCTGCCGCCGCTGGTGGTGGCGGTGTCGGAAGCGGGCGGCCTGGGAATGTTGGGCACGGCGCCGGAGCCACCGGGCGTGCTGGAGGCGCGGCTGAAGGCCATCCAGGCAGGCACGCGGCGGCCCTACGGCGTGGACTTCATCATGGACAAGCTGGAGCCGCACGGCTTCACGACGCGGGACCACGTGGACACGTGCATCGCGGCGAAGGTGCCGGTGGTGGTGTTCCACTGGACGTTGCCGCCGCGCGAGTGGATTCAAGCGCTGCAGGCCGCGGGGACGCGGGTCTGGGTGCAGGCAGGCACGGTGGAGCTGGCGAGGCAGGCGCTGGACGCCGGGGTGGAGGGGCTCATCGCCCAGGGGCGGCAGGCAGGCGGGCGCAACCTGGGCAGCACGCCGACGTTGGTCCTGGTGAAGGAGTTCCGGAAGCTGACGGACGCGGTGCCGGTGCTGGCGGCGGGAGGCATCGCGGACGGGTTCAGCGCGGCGCGCGCGCTGCATCACGGCGCGGACGGCGTCTGGGTGGGCACGCGGCTGGTGGCGTCGGTGGAGGCGTACGCGCACCCGCTCTACAAGCAGCGGCTGGTGGACGGAGACGCGGGGGACACGGCGCTGACGACGTTGTTCGGGCCGGAGTGGCCGGGCAAGCGCATGCGGGTGATCCGCAACCGCGTGGTGCGCGAGTGGGCGGGGCGCGAGTCGAGCGCGCCACCGACGGCGGAGTCGGAGGTCATCGGGACGACGCGGCTGTTCCCGGGCGTGCTGGACGTGCAGTACGTGATGCCGAAGTTCAGCTCGTTCTTGCCCACGCCGGATACGCAGGGGGACCTGGAGGAGATGAGCCTCCCGGCGGGAGGCGCGAGCATGGCGCGCATCGACACCGTGCAGCCCGCGGGGCAGATCGTCGTGGAGATGATGGAGCGGGCCCGGCGACTCCTGGAGTCGCCCGAGGGGCTGGATGAGGCGGACGAGGAGGACCGGGGTTAG
- a CDS encoding fused MFS/spermidine synthase has product MKDERDDGSGPVIVTEDEQGRRSLRFGDGGARQSVVWPGEPLRLELPYTRMSMVALAFVPRPENILAIGLGGGSIPMFLRAVLPDTHIDVVEVDAAVVDAAKEYCGFQEDALLRAHVGDGRAFIEADGPPYDLIFLDAYGADQIPGHLATREFLGAVRSRLTRGGAVASNVWESAANPHYDAMVRTYQVSFHGLSVFEVPTTTNRVLVGLEGPLRLTREALVERARRVDRERKLPFRLSTLVEQRYRPLTRRLGRGRVLTDAGLGPGGLIPEE; this is encoded by the coding sequence GTGAAGGACGAACGCGATGACGGCTCCGGGCCCGTCATCGTCACCGAGGACGAGCAAGGGCGCCGCTCGCTGCGCTTCGGCGATGGGGGCGCGCGCCAGAGCGTGGTGTGGCCCGGCGAACCGCTGCGGCTGGAGCTGCCGTACACCCGCATGTCGATGGTGGCGCTGGCGTTCGTGCCCCGGCCGGAGAACATCCTCGCCATCGGGTTGGGGGGCGGCTCCATCCCCATGTTCCTGCGCGCGGTGCTGCCGGACACGCACATCGACGTGGTGGAGGTGGACGCGGCGGTGGTGGACGCCGCGAAGGAGTACTGCGGCTTCCAGGAGGACGCGCTCCTGCGAGCGCACGTGGGGGACGGGCGGGCCTTCATCGAAGCGGACGGGCCGCCCTACGACCTCATCTTCCTGGATGCGTACGGGGCGGATCAGATCCCCGGGCACCTGGCCACGCGCGAGTTCCTGGGCGCGGTGCGCTCGCGGCTGACGCGGGGTGGGGCGGTGGCGAGCAACGTCTGGGAGTCCGCGGCGAACCCGCACTACGACGCGATGGTGCGCACCTACCAGGTGAGCTTCCACGGCCTGTCCGTCTTCGAGGTGCCCACCACGACCAACCGCGTCCTGGTGGGGCTGGAAGGCCCGCTGCGGCTGACGCGCGAGGCGCTGGTGGAGCGGGCCCGCCGGGTGGATCGGGAGCGGAAGCTGCCGTTCCGGTTGAGCACCCTGGTGGAGCAGCGCTACCGGCCCCTGACGCGGCGTCTGGGTCGGGGGCGGGTGTTGACGGACGCGGGGCTGGGGCCCGGCGGCCTCATTCCGGAGGAGTGA
- a CDS encoding M91 family zinc metallopeptidase: protein MTTIGKPGSRTTSPVSTQPAKTPATPARPNAVKAAVTQRMSDGFDAGPRAGARPPLTEVRTTETAVKKDKDGGGFLGGIASGLGSALDKIGKGVAKALAPQVSTNADGRTVVDLGAGNNTAKVTQNKNGGLTITSGSDTVNLTAEQAKGVIINGGAGNDSITVDKSVTQDITLDGGEGDDKLTGGAGNDTLIGGAGNDTVIGGEGKDTLKGQDGDDYLEGGAGDDRIFGGEGRDVMYGLDGNDTLSGGNGRDYIDAGAGNDRAFGGEGDDQVIGGRGDDTLSGGAGNDAVAGGEGKDTVRGGKGTDKLYVEENEATCDAAEGEREIVDMTNADQRGSSVSVTGSAEFQARVQSDLDAMRSLPSGQDLLHTLDDSGKKTVIRETSSGNSAGGTNFNDGFMNADGTPGKGTDAQVNYNTTRISLGSEEWMNRPPVVGLFHELVHASDMNNGTLALGSKNGTRNLETSAVGLPIDLDQDPSTPDVVQGGRPGENVLRDDLNLPTRPRY from the coding sequence ATGACCACGATTGGCAAGCCCGGCTCGCGCACGACGTCCCCTGTCAGCACCCAGCCGGCGAAGACGCCCGCGACGCCCGCCAGGCCCAACGCGGTGAAGGCCGCTGTCACGCAGCGGATGTCGGACGGCTTCGACGCGGGTCCCCGCGCGGGCGCGCGTCCCCCGCTGACGGAAGTGCGCACCACCGAGACGGCGGTGAAGAAGGACAAGGACGGCGGCGGCTTCCTGGGCGGTATCGCGTCGGGCCTCGGTTCGGCCCTCGACAAGATCGGCAAGGGCGTGGCGAAGGCGCTCGCGCCGCAGGTGAGCACGAACGCGGATGGGCGCACGGTGGTGGACCTGGGCGCGGGCAACAACACCGCGAAGGTGACGCAGAACAAGAACGGCGGGCTCACCATCACGTCCGGCAGCGACACGGTGAACCTCACCGCCGAACAGGCCAAGGGCGTCATCATCAACGGCGGCGCCGGCAACGACTCCATCACCGTGGACAAGAGTGTCACGCAGGACATCACCCTGGATGGCGGTGAGGGCGACGACAAGCTCACGGGCGGCGCGGGCAACGACACGCTCATCGGCGGCGCGGGCAACGACACCGTCATCGGTGGCGAGGGCAAGGACACGCTGAAGGGCCAGGACGGCGACGACTACCTGGAGGGCGGCGCGGGCGACGACCGCATCTTCGGCGGCGAGGGCCGCGACGTGATGTACGGCCTGGACGGCAATGACACCCTGTCGGGCGGCAATGGCCGGGACTACATCGACGCGGGCGCGGGCAACGACCGGGCCTTCGGCGGCGAGGGCGATGACCAGGTCATCGGCGGGCGCGGCGATGACACGCTGAGCGGCGGCGCGGGCAACGACGCGGTGGCGGGTGGCGAGGGCAAGGACACGGTCCGGGGCGGCAAGGGCACGGACAAGCTCTACGTCGAGGAGAACGAGGCCACCTGCGACGCGGCCGAGGGCGAGCGCGAGATCGTCGACATGACGAACGCGGACCAGCGCGGCTCCTCCGTCTCCGTGACGGGCAGCGCGGAGTTCCAGGCGCGCGTGCAGTCGGACCTGGACGCGATGCGCTCGCTGCCTTCGGGCCAGGACCTGCTGCACACGCTGGATGACAGCGGCAAGAAGACGGTCATCCGCGAGACGTCCAGCGGCAACAGCGCGGGCGGCACGAACTTCAACGACGGCTTCATGAACGCGGACGGCACGCCGGGCAAGGGCACGGACGCGCAGGTGAACTACAACACCACGCGCATCTCGCTGGGCAGCGAGGAGTGGATGAACCGCCCGCCGGTGGTGGGCCTGTTCCACGAGCTGGTGCACGCGTCGGACATGAACAACGGCACGCTGGCGCTGGGCTCCAAGAACGGCACGCGCAACCTGGAGACCTCCGCGGTGGGCCTGCCCATCGACCTGGACCAGGACCCGTCCACGCCGGACGTGGTGCAGGGCGGCCGTCCCGGAGAGAACGTCCTGCGCGACGACCTGAACCTGCCGACCCGCCCGCGCTACTAG
- a CDS encoding peptidase M23, with translation MKLKTLLSAGVALAAAAWAGPGVAATANGPICDTAAYVNSTTYYSCTGSSHTALDIGNGSCGEWNHRGMLVGNYYYYYYGGCAAACYGSTCNGGAGNYYVVSGASGWDFRQLHFYANVSSGTKTCDRCALGLVGGTGNATGPHVHADNRQYGTRKSAWYTSVGTTCGTNAYCNNRLGVPTL, from the coding sequence ATGAAGCTGAAGACGTTGCTGTCCGCCGGGGTGGCGCTGGCCGCCGCGGCGTGGGCTGGACCGGGAGTGGCGGCCACGGCGAACGGCCCCATCTGCGACACGGCGGCCTACGTGAACTCGACCACCTATTACAGCTGCACCGGGAGCAGCCACACGGCGCTGGATATCGGCAACGGATCCTGCGGCGAGTGGAACCACCGGGGCATGCTGGTGGGCAACTACTACTATTACTACTACGGCGGCTGCGCGGCGGCCTGCTACGGCTCCACCTGCAACGGCGGCGCGGGCAACTACTACGTGGTGTCCGGCGCGAGCGGCTGGGACTTCCGCCAGCTGCACTTCTACGCCAACGTCAGCTCCGGCACGAAGACGTGCGACCGCTGCGCGCTGGGGCTCGTGGGCGGTACGGGCAACGCCACCGGCCCGCACGTTCACGCGGACAACCGGCAGTACGGCACGCGCAAGTCGGCCTGGTACACCAGCGTCGGCACCACGTGCGGCACCAACGCCTACTGCAACAACCGGCTGGGCGTTCCCACGCTGTAG
- a CDS encoding HEAT repeat domain-containing protein: MGSRTMKARVLWLALLPGLALAQGVPVAVPTRTACTVEGMLDEVRVAMQTGSPAYRKYARLRLKEAAIAMPPEALGRAVSQERDPAVLEAVGAALATKASNAQKPELLQPLLSRASQDADPGLRAAAVRALQGSPSVEFMAKNGDVVTYEQLVRDSAPEVRQAVVENLVTESAGIYFGHNPELAEAAVKVATATDDPALAKRLLGEVSMEAASPEVVRKLTQQLRSEDAGLRAAAAKALGGVPGSESAGARRALTSLYRSDSDLAVRKSALEGLARLGQSGARPLLESLRGVDRRLDPEIDAWQSALQKNLQEWHLILREKQRLSP; encoded by the coding sequence ATGGGCTCGCGAACGATGAAGGCCCGGGTGCTCTGGCTGGCGCTATTGCCCGGCCTGGCCCTGGCGCAGGGCGTGCCCGTCGCCGTCCCCACCCGGACGGCCTGCACGGTGGAGGGCATGCTGGACGAGGTGCGCGTGGCCATGCAGACGGGCTCGCCCGCGTACCGCAAGTACGCGCGGCTGCGCCTGAAGGAGGCCGCCATCGCCATGCCACCGGAGGCCCTGGGCCGCGCGGTGAGCCAGGAGCGCGACCCCGCCGTGCTGGAGGCCGTGGGCGCGGCGCTGGCCACCAAGGCGAGCAACGCGCAGAAGCCGGAGCTGCTCCAGCCGCTGCTCTCCCGCGCGAGCCAGGACGCGGACCCCGGCCTGCGCGCCGCGGCGGTGCGTGCACTCCAGGGCTCGCCGTCGGTGGAGTTCATGGCGAAGAACGGCGACGTCGTCACCTACGAGCAGCTCGTGCGCGACAGCGCTCCGGAGGTGCGCCAGGCGGTGGTGGAGAACCTGGTGACGGAGAGCGCCGGCATCTACTTCGGCCACAACCCGGAGCTGGCGGAAGCGGCGGTGAAGGTCGCCACGGCCACGGACGACCCGGCGCTGGCCAAACGCCTGCTGGGCGAGGTCTCCATGGAGGCCGCGAGCCCGGAGGTGGTGCGCAAGCTCACCCAGCAACTGCGCTCGGAGGATGCGGGCCTGCGCGCGGCGGCGGCGAAGGCCCTGGGCGGCGTGCCGGGCTCCGAGTCCGCGGGCGCGCGCCGCGCACTCACTTCTCTGTATCGGAGCGACAGCGACCTCGCGGTGCGCAAGTCCGCGCTGGAGGGGCTCGCGCGGCTGGGGCAGTCCGGCGCCCGGCCGCTCCTGGAGTCCCTGCGCGGCGTGGACAGGCGTCTGGATCCGGAGATCGACGCGTGGCAGTCCGCGCTCCAGAAGAACCTCCAGGAGTGGCACCTCATCCTGCGGGAGAAGCAGCGCCTGTCGCCCTGA
- a CDS encoding ZIP family metal transporter, with protein MSDSGFGSSTLALALVGSAVTVLSTSLGAVPALAMGGISQRTKDVLMGFSAGVMLAATAFSLVVPAIHLAEERSTSRFFPALVVGGSMLVGGLFLHLCNRFIPHEHFIKGQEGNAQAANLKRIWLFVLAIALHNFPEGLAVGTGVGSRSMTIAAPILVGIGLQDIPEGFVVALALMGVAYSRKQAVLVALYTGLVEGVAALVGFFATSFASGVLPWALAFAGGSMLYVVSDEMIPESHRQEYAKEATAGLMVGFVLMMFLDVTLS; from the coding sequence ATGTCCGACAGCGGTTTCGGCTCGTCCACCCTCGCATTGGCGCTCGTTGGCAGCGCCGTCACCGTCCTCTCCACCAGCCTGGGCGCCGTGCCCGCCCTGGCCATGGGCGGCATCTCCCAGCGCACCAAGGACGTGCTGATGGGCTTCAGCGCGGGCGTGATGCTCGCGGCCACGGCCTTCTCGCTCGTCGTTCCCGCCATCCACCTGGCGGAGGAACGCTCCACGTCGCGCTTCTTCCCCGCGCTGGTGGTGGGCGGCAGCATGCTGGTGGGGGGCCTGTTCCTGCACCTGTGCAACCGCTTCATCCCGCACGAGCACTTCATCAAGGGCCAGGAGGGCAACGCGCAGGCGGCGAACCTGAAGCGCATCTGGCTGTTTGTCCTGGCCATCGCGCTGCACAACTTCCCGGAGGGTCTGGCGGTGGGCACCGGCGTGGGCAGCCGCTCCATGACCATCGCCGCGCCCATCCTCGTGGGCATCGGGTTGCAGGACATCCCGGAGGGGTTCGTCGTCGCGCTGGCGTTGATGGGCGTGGCGTACAGCCGCAAGCAGGCGGTGCTGGTGGCGCTCTACACGGGGCTGGTGGAGGGCGTGGCCGCGCTGGTGGGCTTCTTCGCCACGTCGTTCGCGTCAGGCGTGCTGCCGTGGGCGCTCGCGTTCGCGGGCGGCTCCATGCTGTACGTCGTCAGCGACGAGATGATCCCCGAGAGCCACCGCCAGGAGTACGCGAAGGAGGCCACCGCCGGGCTGATGGTGGGCTTCGTGCTGATGATGTTCCTGGACGTGACGCTGAGCTGA
- a CDS encoding sigma 54-interacting transcriptional regulator, with amino-acid sequence MSVSDRTRVDGAPGESKDKGARPDEEGQEAALHVTLPYEQARRPGDLPMVRRFRLSVVEGPGAGTVWESTSDTCSVGSHPLNDFAVEDSTVSRFHCEVRIGPKGPQVKDLDSLNGVIVDGVQVVEGILRSGSLLRLGRVVLRFDFSAESNRLPLSELTRFGTLVGTSVAMRGCFAMMERASARDVTVLLEGETGTGKSQAALAIHQASRRKDAAFLVVDCGAIPAHILESELFGHEKGSFTGAVSRRAGVFEEADGGTVFLDEIGELPPELQPKLLRVLENREIRRVGSNTYQPVDVRLIAATHRDLRAEVNAGRFRSDLFFRLAVLRIAMPSLRQRPEDLTMLVSGILESLGADPERTGALRTPEFLSRLRHAAWPGNVRELRNHLERCLVFEDALPLAEEDSRPEGSPLELDLSRPYAEQRRRVVDDFERRYLRALLEKHQGKVAQAAVTAGMDRVHFYRLLRRHGIKP; translated from the coding sequence ATGTCTGTGTCGGATCGAACCCGTGTCGACGGGGCCCCCGGGGAGTCGAAGGACAAGGGCGCCCGCCCGGACGAAGAGGGCCAGGAGGCCGCGCTCCACGTGACGCTGCCGTATGAGCAGGCCCGCCGTCCGGGGGACCTGCCCATGGTGCGCCGCTTCCGCCTGTCCGTGGTGGAGGGCCCGGGCGCGGGCACGGTGTGGGAATCCACGTCGGACACCTGCTCGGTGGGCTCGCATCCGCTCAACGACTTCGCGGTGGAGGACTCCACCGTGTCGCGCTTCCACTGCGAGGTGCGCATCGGGCCCAAGGGCCCGCAGGTGAAGGACCTGGACAGCCTCAACGGCGTCATCGTGGACGGCGTGCAGGTGGTGGAGGGCATCCTGCGCAGCGGCAGCCTGCTGCGGCTGGGCCGCGTGGTGCTGCGGTTCGACTTCAGCGCGGAGAGCAACCGGCTGCCCCTGTCGGAGCTGACGCGCTTCGGCACGCTGGTGGGCACGTCCGTGGCCATGCGCGGCTGCTTCGCGATGATGGAGCGGGCCTCCGCGCGCGACGTCACGGTGCTGCTGGAGGGAGAAACGGGCACGGGCAAGAGCCAGGCGGCGCTCGCCATCCATCAGGCCAGCCGGCGCAAGGACGCGGCGTTCCTGGTGGTGGACTGCGGCGCCATCCCCGCGCACATCCTGGAGAGCGAGCTGTTCGGCCACGAGAAGGGCTCCTTCACCGGCGCGGTGAGCCGGCGCGCGGGCGTCTTCGAGGAGGCCGACGGCGGCACCGTCTTCCTGGACGAGATTGGCGAGCTGCCTCCGGAGCTGCAGCCCAAGCTCTTGCGCGTGTTGGAGAACCGGGAGATCCGCCGGGTGGGCAGCAACACGTACCAGCCGGTGGACGTGCGGCTCATCGCGGCCACGCACCGCGACCTGCGCGCGGAGGTGAACGCGGGCCGCTTCCGCTCCGACCTGTTCTTCCGGCTCGCGGTGCTGCGCATCGCCATGCCGTCCCTGCGCCAGCGGCCGGAGGACCTGACCATGCTGGTGTCGGGCATCCTGGAGTCGCTGGGCGCGGATCCGGAGCGCACGGGCGCGCTGCGCACGCCGGAGTTCCTGTCGCGCCTGAGGCACGCGGCGTGGCCGGGCAACGTGCGCGAGCTGCGCAACCACCTGGAGCGCTGCCTGGTGTTCGAGGACGCGCTGCCCCTGGCGGAGGAGGACTCGCGCCCGGAGGGCAGCCCGCTGGAGTTGGACCTGTCGCGGCCGTACGCGGAGCAGCGCCGGCGCGTGGTGGACGACTTCGAGCGGAGATACCTGCGGGCGCTCCTGGAGAAGCACCAGGGCAAGGTGGCCCAGGCCGCCGTCACCGCCGGCATGGACCGCGTGCACTTCTACCGGCTGCTGCGCAGGCACGGCATCAAGCCGTAG
- a CDS encoding serine/threonine-protein kinase, protein MAGNGEEALYGEELRPGALVGEWVVDHVQVHGPVSALYRARHARSGAPAALKVLHPQVAAAAVALRRFRREAATLQRLRHPHIVTVLGYGELSDGRPFIAMEWLEGQDLAAELAARGPLPPREVLEVMEQVGAALRVAHAAGVVHRDLKVQNVVRLAPGRGGPAVKLVDFGVAKGLVPGAPGSSSLTHTGVVLGTPLSMAPEQIRGEVPDARTDLYAAGVLLFQLLTGMPPFQGTTRHEVEQQHLHAPPPRPGEHAPVSAALDAVVLRCLRKAREERHPDVDALLEDLRGAVLGGAAPVEVPRAVGLYVEARLTGEPDAGAMEDLDASLERASTLAGEAGLEVRVMGGACLLAVASLPDDVRRERELRARVLDVGLALTGKSTSAASLHVTVHVDRLTSREEAHGWTEASASAWDATGGEGGLLHLPGWVRDDGEAATPIVTGPALRGLEADFVASPVPEAPERWRLSSRR, encoded by the coding sequence ATGGCGGGCAATGGCGAGGAAGCCCTCTACGGCGAGGAGCTGCGGCCCGGCGCGCTCGTGGGCGAGTGGGTCGTGGACCACGTCCAGGTCCACGGCCCCGTGTCCGCGCTGTACCGGGCGCGGCACGCGCGGTCCGGCGCGCCTGCGGCGCTGAAGGTGCTGCACCCGCAGGTGGCCGCGGCGGCGGTGGCGCTGCGGCGCTTCCGGCGTGAAGCGGCCACGCTGCAGCGGCTGCGCCACCCGCACATCGTCACGGTGCTGGGGTACGGCGAGCTGTCGGACGGCCGGCCCTTCATCGCCATGGAGTGGCTGGAGGGGCAGGACCTGGCGGCGGAGCTGGCCGCGCGAGGGCCGCTGCCCCCGCGCGAGGTGCTGGAGGTGATGGAGCAGGTGGGCGCGGCGCTGCGGGTGGCGCATGCGGCGGGCGTGGTGCACCGCGACCTGAAGGTGCAGAACGTGGTGCGGCTCGCGCCGGGGCGCGGAGGCCCCGCGGTGAAGCTGGTGGACTTCGGCGTGGCGAAGGGGCTGGTGCCGGGCGCGCCGGGCAGCTCGTCCCTCACGCACACCGGCGTGGTGCTGGGCACGCCGCTGTCCATGGCGCCGGAGCAGATCCGCGGCGAGGTGCCCGACGCGCGCACGGACCTGTACGCCGCGGGCGTGCTGCTCTTCCAACTGCTCACGGGCATGCCGCCCTTCCAGGGCACCACGCGCCACGAGGTGGAGCAGCAGCACCTGCACGCGCCGCCGCCGCGTCCCGGAGAGCACGCGCCGGTGTCCGCCGCGCTGGACGCGGTGGTGCTGCGGTGTCTGCGCAAGGCGCGCGAGGAGCGCCACCCGGACGTGGACGCGCTGCTGGAAGACCTGCGGGGCGCGGTGCTGGGAGGCGCGGCGCCGGTGGAGGTGCCGCGCGCGGTGGGGCTGTACGTGGAGGCGCGGCTGACGGGAGAACCGGACGCTGGCGCGATGGAGGACCTGGACGCGAGCCTGGAGCGCGCGAGCACCCTGGCGGGCGAGGCCGGGCTGGAGGTGCGGGTGATGGGCGGCGCGTGCCTGCTCGCCGTGGCCAGCCTCCCGGACGACGTGCGCCGTGAACGCGAGCTGCGGGCGCGGGTGCTGGACGTGGGGCTCGCGCTGACGGGGAAGAGCACTTCCGCCGCGAGCCTGCACGTCACCGTGCACGTGGACCGGCTGACGTCGCGGGAAGAGGCTCACGGCTGGACGGAGGCCTCGGCCTCCGCGTGGGACGCGACGGGCGGGGAAGGGGGCCTGCTCCACCTGCCCGGCTGGGTGCGGGATGACGGAGAAGCCGCCACCCCCATCGTCACCGGCCCGGCGCTGCGGGGACTGGAGGCGGACTTCGTCGCCAGTCCCGTGCCGGAGGCCCCCGAGCGCTGGCGGCTCTCCTCCCGGCGCTGA